The Labeo rohita strain BAU-BD-2019 chromosome 14, IGBB_LRoh.1.0, whole genome shotgun sequence genomic interval TACCACTTAAAATAACAGACTTAcatgaaaaaaagacaataaatacCACAGATTGTTACAGCTTTTGTAACGAAAGACTCCAAATATTGACCTCCCTttgacatgtaaatattttaaatatacagtatgttttaaGAAAACACTTTCCAGTAAAGCTGAGCTCGTTTGACAGTTGTTCTGTGAATTACAGTGAAAGTGGTTTGGTGTTTATAAGACTCAATACAGCTACACCAAATCCTAGATAATTACAGTATGATCATACTAATAAAAGGACAGTGTAAATGCATATTGTACAACAGCATAGTCTTTTAAAGCGTCCAGAATGTTCTGTACGCTATACATTTGCAATGacaagtacaaaaaaaatgataggAAAGGCCTGAATttcatgcatttataaaatattatttcatatgtgaccctggatcataaaaccagtcgtaagtagcatgggtatatctGTAGCAAAAATACATATCCATTTTTtagtttatgccaaaaataattaggatattaagtaaagatcatgttccatgaagatattttgtaaatttcccaatgtaaatatatcaaaaattatttttttaaaaattgctatgaattcatttctcaatatttagatttttttttttttttttttttttttttgcacccttggattttcaaatagttgtatctcggccaaatattggtcTATCCCAACAAAACATCTATTAATTCTATTCTaacatctatttaaaaaaaaggcccatatgttttgtggtccagggtcacatatagtgtacaaataaaaaaaaagttaagtgcAAAGTTATTTTGTTGTCACAGAAAAAGGTTTAGGGCTGGatgatatggagaaaaatatgaTCACAATATTCCATATAATACAACATCAATATTTATAGTTAATGCGGAAGTAAATACTTTTCTACATGTTTGTTAGACCTtgagaataaatgtaaacataactTTGTTCACAATTAAACTTTCACCGGGTAAAACACCTTTTAATTTAGGACTGcaagacaataattttattttccaatttttttctggattctgttttatgATTCAGTACAAATGTATCATAACAAATGGCGGCTAATGAAATGAATTAATACAACTTTAATTGTTTGAtcatgcttttaaaatgtaatcaaattaaatttatttacaacaaaacattgcattttattgAAAGCAACATAActttataaagtaataaaagtCCCTTGATTGTAtgatattcttaaaaaaaatatatactattattacTTTGAGAATTGTATATTAGTAtgcaatagtaatatatttctgtcataatttcttcaagttaaacaggacttttattttgacaggttgtgGTGAAGCTCTGAGTTTTACTTTAAGTTTGTTTGGCTGTACACTCTAAGATgttgggttaaatacaacccagcgctgggtgaaattATGGACAAACCCCGCAACTggcttgttttaaaaaaagctgctgggttaaatgtttaacccaaccttctgggtagtttatgtaactcaactattgtttaaagaCTAcaatatggctggcttaaaattaacccaaaatagtttgtaaattaaaaattagacacagaattactagcaataatcaaaaggtgaacttTTATTCATacgcatttttaaaaattattattatttaattattatttatttaacttattaaaggagaagtccacttccagaacaaaaattgacagataatgtactcatccctgGTCATCcaagaaaattgtttttttgaagaaaatatttcaggattttttctatataatggactgatatggtgccctgagtttgaactttcaaaatgcagtttaagtgcggctttaaacgatcacaagtgcggttgtaaatgatcccagccgaggaagaagggtcttatctagtgaaacaatcagttattttcacaaaattaatacaatttatatattttttaatgcctTGTCTtactcatgacagttagggtatgtcaaaaaactcccatctcatgttctccctcagcttcaaaatcgtcctatttcgctgttttaccttttttgtttagtgtgtTTGAGCTTCCTTGCATGTTCGCTTTCCAAAGACTGTGACTTCttcagcgatgtaggatgattttgaaatgatttttgaagttgaggtagaaaatatgatcagagtttttcgacataccctaactgtcttgagtcagaatacacagagctctggcagagcaagacaagatgagcatttgagattaaaaagtatttaaattgtatttttttaatgaaaataaccgatcgtttcgctagataagacccttcctcggctgggatcgtttacaaccacatttgggatcgtttgacttctcctttaacaaatgtgcatttattaaatatattaataaatgttaatttccaacatattttgggtttattttaagcaagaaaaacagtaatttttaagcaGTAGTTGAGTGAAATTAAAATACCCAGAaagttgggttaaacatttaactcagttgctgggtcaaaacaacccaatcactgggtttgttcatatcttacccagcgctgggtttttttttttaacccagcattttttagagtgtagtttttctcaaatgaaacggtGTAAAGCTGCTGAAGTGATgagctctggagatgaagttcaAGTTCATGCAAAAACTGCAAGCGTCAGGTGAGTTTTAGTATCAGACTAAACTACGTCATTCATtgactctaaaaaatgctgggatcaatacaacccagtgctgggtaaaatatggacaaattCAGCGATTGGCTTGCTTTGACCCAGAGGCTGGGTTACTACCCAaaaggctgggttaaacatttaatccaAACGGTGGGTCACAACAACCcaattgctgggtttgtccacaTTTTGCCCAGCGCTAGGTTGTTTTAAACCCAGCAGCTGTTCACACACAACAATTGGATTTATTAGCGACATGCACTGGCTACTGTTGTCCGCTTTATTTCTGCTGTTAGATTAATCCTAGTCCAAAGCGTATTATTATTGTCATGAATTTTACCGTGATCTCAATAGGATATTGTTTATTGTCCAGTCCTATTCTGTTTAGCCCACAAAAGAATGGTTAAACCAAAAAATACAAGCTCTTTAACAAGTCCCACAGGGCCATTTGCCGTGCCTGtgaatttcacataaaaaccCTGTTTCACGTGTGCGCACTTGTGTGGAACTGTAAACACTTTGCATTGAAATCCCGTCTCTGAGATCCAATCGCAAATCATGTTTTTACAGCAGCGCTTCCACACTAATGATCCAGATGTTCCGTTTCCCATGCTAAATTTTAATTAGCCGGTTCAGTCTAATGGCTGCCGTGCCTGCCAAACGTTTGCACAGGTAGTCCAGAGTGGATATCTAGAGTGCGTTTTTACCACGTGGGCATCATATCAGGGAACCAAATCCGACCCAGTTGTTTGGAGACCTCGCTGTGGATCTGCTCGATGTTGTAGGTGTTGTCAGGGATGAGCACCTCCTCCATGATGGACAGCTGGCTCAAGCGGCCGCCGCACATCTTCACGAACTCCATGAAGCCGCTGCAGGTGACCTCGCACTCGCCCAGGCCGATGGCCGTCAGGCTCTTGCAGCGTTCAGCGATGCGGATCAGCTCTTCGTCCAGCGGCTCCAGCCCGTTGGCGCACACCACCAGCTCCACGAGACGCGGGCAGTTCAGCCCGATGCGGCCCAGCATGTCTTTACTGACGGCCCGGCCGAAGTACAGGTGCGTGACGGGCGTCTCCTCGCGGAAGAAGGGCTCGAACTCCTCCTCGTAAAGGAAAAAGTACATGACGATGTTGACCTGGGGCGAGTGGCGGATGAGGGCGTCCCAGCTGCTCTTCTTGATGGTGTGGAACTGCGTCTGGCCCGGGTTCTCGCTCACCACGTCGATGCGCAGGTGCTCCAGGTGGACGTGCTTCTCGGAGGACAGCGCCAGCAGAAGCTCGTCGCTCAGCAGGTGGTAGTTAAGAGCCAGTTCGCGAAGGCCGTGACACTGATCCGCCACACACAGGATGCCTGGATGAGAGAGAAACAACAGGTGAACTTGGGTTTATGAACAAGGGTAGGTGATTACAATATACTTTCATTATGGACCCGTCCCAAATGACACACTTGACAATAAGGGTGTGTGatattgacagaaaaattaCATCTAGGTTTTTTCTGGAATTTTGTTGATAACAATAATTGGACGAGTGTGTTACTGCGCTGGTATTTTGGCAGGTTTAGGACTTCTATGGACGGCTGACTCCCAAAACTTTAGATATTCTTCATATCTAAGGTGGTTAGTTTGCAGCGGTAATGGAAATTTGAccttttatgtgcatttttatctttataaggccatttaaatacatttgaacaACCAAGGGCGTAGGTTTGGTTTTGGCATTAGTGGGTACAGACAACAgtcatttaattgtttgatcaaaataatTTAGTACTTGCTGAATAGGAACATGTCATAGCATCTTTACTAAATTCTGCGCCTCTGGAAATCACAACAAGCAATGTTGGACTATAAACTATAGTTCTCAGTAACTGAAGTGAGTTGCTGTTTTAGTCACTCTTCTGAAGAAGATGTCTCTCTATATGTGTCCTTTATGTACTACTTTTTTGTTAACTTGCCAACACATTCCTTATGACAATTATGGTtttactccaaaaaaaaaaaaaaaaaaacatggttatagGCTTATTGTTAAAccatttgtgttttctttttacattgttttgcttttataacAGTGGTTTGATGTCttctactgtttaataaaaaagaaataagaaaaaaagattcgcgaacctgctcagaggtcccgatctaaatcaaatgattcgcggtCTGCGCTCCGATCGAAGTtcggatctgaatcaaatgattcgcgaacccgcaccgaCGTtcggatctgaatcaaatgattcgcgatccgcgctccgatCGAAGTtcggatctgaatcaaatgattcgcaaacctgcaccgacgtcccgatctgaatcaaatgaatcgcaATCCGTGCTCCGATCGAAGTtcggatctgaatcaaatgattcgcgaactcgCACCGACgttcagatctgaatcaaatgattcgcgatccgcgctccgatTGAAGTTCGGATCTGAAtcatgattcgcgatccgcgctccgatCGTtcggatctgaatcaaataattcgcgATCCGCCTTTGATCGAAGTtcggatctgaatcaaatgattcgcgaacccgcaccgacgtccgatctgaatcaaatgaatcgcaATCCGTGCTCCGATCGAAGTtcggatctgaatcaaatgattcgcgcacCCGCACCGAAGTtcggatctgaatcaaatgattcgctaacccgcaccgaagtcccgatctgaatgattcgcgatccgcgctccgatcgaagtcccgatctgaatcaaatgattcgccatcccgcaccgaagtcccgatctgaataattaGCGATCGGCGCTccgatcaaatgattcacgatccgcgctctgaagtcccaatctgaataatgattcgcgaaccattaTTTCAGAGGATTCGGCGTGCCAATCGCGATCCAttcaaagtcccgatctgaatcaaacgattcgcgatacgcgatcCGATTGAAGCGCTTTAAAACAGTGAATCGGATTTCAGAAAAGATCAGTTTCACTCATCACTACGTGCTTTAGAAGCGATTTCAAAATTCGACTATGGTCTTTTGATCTGGTTTCTGCTAGTGAATCGTATGAACTGAATGAccaaagtcacgagtttgagTTTCAATCAATCAGaacggttccagcgtaaatgactcactcagttgATTCGGTTTGTCTGTTCCTGTTTTCGCGTCTTCAGCAATGTTTACACTGTCAGTACTAgcctactactggcttagctcgctagttttaGGACATTAACAGAAATAAgccaaaaaaattatgaaaaagtaAGTATTGTTGCATCTAATTGTATTAGTATtagatataaaaaatatcttagtttgtgttccgaagatgtgTTCCAAAGCAATGTTTctcatttttacttaattaataaCTAAAGAATGAATAACTAATATAACCAATGAATAACGAAAGTACgaataactaaaataactaacacttaaataaaaataaataaaaactacatatgcatgtaaaaaaggaaaataattaCTTAAGTTTTACCTAAAgttaaaaatagataatttaaaaaataaaaactaattaaaaatatgacaaaatattatattatttcagtgATACGAAAATATTGGTAGTGTGTTCACATTGGTTTAGGTTTAAATAAACTTATCTGAGGAAGTAAAGAAAGTCAAAGCATTAATCTAAACCtttgttttcattcttttaaaaaggttttcaaAGAAAGGAGTCTCTAAAAGTTACTTATTTTCATTCAAACAATCATTTTCAGTCTAACAATATGATATAGGCTATACAGTATGTCTGTAGAAATGCTGCGGATAAAATAAATAGGCTTATTTGGATAATAATttggataataataaaatcacaaagACATTTCAGTGGTGAGTTTATAGTATGTACCTTGGCAGTGGCATGACCTATATTAGCTTATATTCAGTTGCATATAAGTGAATCAGATGAATAAACTCagcaatgtatattaaaaatgaaatgggtCAATTTGGATTTCCTGCTGACTTGAAAACAggtttatattttcatattagaTCTGGCATGACTCAGAGGGTGACGCACTGACCTGCAGGAGATACATGAGGACAGCTACTCATCTTCAGCAGCTTGAGCGTGTCACTGTTGTTGGCGACCAGTACCTTCAGGGAAGGGTCATCAACCGGTGTGTCATCAATTTTTATAGAGGATAGGGACTTGGAATTCACAAACACCACCGTCAGAGCCGAGACAAAGTGTGACTGAGAACAGACCAGACAAGACAAGCAAGTCAGAGCCGCGGGGTCCTCGTACCCTTTACATCAAGcgttatttcattatttcacaGAGGTCACCCTGCGATGCTGCTATTTGTGTTTGAGACAGGctggttcatttttaaacatgtgtAGAACCATTAACATAAAACCACCAACGTATCATTAAATATAACACTTGTACTGTTTGTTAAAATTgagtttcagcatttttacattacttttcTGTGGagcatcatgggtaatgtagtttttccaccataaacacaattattaaaaatgtgaacagATG includes:
- the fbxl3l gene encoding F-box/LRR-repeat protein 3 isoform X2; the encoded protein is MPFYVDVEAWNKMKRGRSKCQNFTPSERRSKRHRSGAPTYVQTGSSASQKPTEETWGNLPHHVVLHIFQYLSLVDRARASSVCRRWNDVFHIPDLWRRFEFELNQPATSYLRSTHPDLIQQIIKRHAQHLQYVSFKVDSCTESAEAACDILSQLVNCTIKTLGLISTARPSFMDVSQSHFVSALTVVFVNSKSLSSIKIDDTPVDDPSLKVLVANNSDTLKLLKMSSCPHVSPAGILCVADQCHGLRELALNYHLLSDELLLALSSEKHVHLEHLRIDVVSENPGQTQFHTIKKSSWDALIRHSPQVNIVMYFFLYEEEFEPFFREETPVTHLYFGRAVSKDMLGRIGLNCPRLVELVVCANGLEPLDEELIRIAERCKSLTAIGLGECEVTCSGFMEFVKMCGGRLSQLSIMEEVLIPDNTYNIEQIHSEVSKQLGRIWFPDMMPTW
- the fbxl3l gene encoding F-box/LRR-repeat protein 3 isoform X1 translates to MSLNLTYLCCFNFTLFNIFLFGKRSCTYLIKSIKNSVFPLNRMKRGRSKCQNFTPSERRSKRHRSGAPTYVQTGSSASQKPTEETWGNLPHHVVLHIFQYLSLVDRARASSVCRRWNDVFHIPDLWRRFEFELNQPATSYLRSTHPDLIQQIIKRHAQHLQYVSFKVDSCTESAEAACDILSQLVNCTIKTLGLISTARPSFMDVSQSHFVSALTVVFVNSKSLSSIKIDDTPVDDPSLKVLVANNSDTLKLLKMSSCPHVSPAGILCVADQCHGLRELALNYHLLSDELLLALSSEKHVHLEHLRIDVVSENPGQTQFHTIKKSSWDALIRHSPQVNIVMYFFLYEEEFEPFFREETPVTHLYFGRAVSKDMLGRIGLNCPRLVELVVCANGLEPLDEELIRIAERCKSLTAIGLGECEVTCSGFMEFVKMCGGRLSQLSIMEEVLIPDNTYNIEQIHSEVSKQLGRIWFPDMMPTW